A genomic window from Polaribacter gangjinensis includes:
- a CDS encoding SDR family oxidoreductase, which yields MNLGIQNKNALVCGSTAGIGKATAILLAEEGVNVTLLARNEEKLKSVLASLPNPEKHSYLVADFSNPTELKELVQNFIAKNHGFHIVINNTGGPRSGTLLDATLAQFEDTFTMHLKCNHVLSQATIPFMKTQCFGRIVNVISTSVKEPIPGLGVSNTIRGAVGNWSKTLADEVAAFGITVNNVLPGFTETERLNEIIKVKATKENKTFDEMAEIMKHYTPAKRFAKPEETANAIVFLASEKSSYINGINVPVDGGRTKSL from the coding sequence ATGAACTTAGGAATTCAAAATAAAAACGCACTCGTTTGCGGAAGTACAGCTGGAATAGGAAAAGCAACAGCAATTCTTTTAGCAGAAGAAGGTGTAAACGTTACTCTGTTGGCAAGAAATGAAGAAAAATTAAAGTCAGTTTTGGCAAGTTTGCCAAATCCTGAAAAACATTCTTATTTGGTAGCAGATTTTTCAAATCCTACTGAATTAAAAGAACTTGTACAAAATTTCATTGCTAAAAATCATGGGTTTCACATTGTCATTAACAATACTGGTGGCCCAAGAAGTGGTACTCTTTTAGATGCAACTTTAGCTCAATTTGAAGACACATTTACCATGCATTTAAAATGCAATCATGTGTTGTCGCAAGCTACAATTCCGTTTATGAAAACACAATGTTTTGGTAGAATTGTCAATGTAATTTCTACCTCAGTAAAAGAACCAATTCCTGGTTTGGGAGTGAGCAATACCATTAGAGGTGCAGTTGGAAATTGGAGCAAAACTTTGGCAGATGAAGTTGCTGCATTCGGAATTACCGTAAATAATGTTTTACCTGGTTTTACAGAAACAGAACGTTTGAACGAAATTATCAAAGTAAAAGCTACCAAAGAAAACAAAACTTTTGATGAAATGGCTGAAATAATGAAACATTATACACCAGCAAAACGTTTTGCGAAGCCAGAAGAAACTGCTAATGCAATTGTTTTTTTAGCAAGTGAAAAATCAAGTTATATCAATGGAATTAATGTTCCTGTTGATGGAGGAAGAACAAAAAGTTTGTAG
- a CDS encoding 3-hydroxyanthranilate 3,4-dioxygenase encodes MNLVQPLNFKKWIDEHRHLLKPPVGNKQVWENGEYIVMVVGGPNNRKDYHYNETPEFFYQLEGNMILKIIDESGKMIDVEINEGDIYLLPAKVPHSPQRKANTVGLVIEYPRTKEMLDALEWYCENCGNQLYRESFALANIETDMPKIFDKYYSDVQKCTCTKCGTIMQPPQKA; translated from the coding sequence ATGAATTTAGTACAGCCTTTAAATTTTAAAAAATGGATTGATGAACATCGTCATTTGTTAAAACCTCCTGTTGGAAACAAACAAGTGTGGGAAAATGGCGAATATATTGTCATGGTTGTTGGTGGTCCAAATAATCGAAAAGATTATCATTATAATGAAACTCCTGAGTTTTTCTATCAATTAGAAGGGAATATGATTCTTAAAATTATTGATGAATCTGGAAAAATGATTGATGTTGAAATCAATGAAGGAGATATTTATTTATTGCCTGCAAAAGTGCCACATTCACCTCAAAGAAAAGCAAATACTGTTGGTTTGGTCATTGAATATCCTCGCACAAAAGAAATGTTAGATGCTTTGGAATGGTATTGTGAAAACTGTGGTAATCAGCTGTACAGAGAATCTTTTGCCTTAGCAAATATAGAAACTGATATGCCAAAAATATTTGATAAGTATTATTCAGATGTTCAAAAATGCACTTGTACAAAATGTGGAACTATCATGCAACCACCTCAAAAAGCTTAA